In Alkalihalobacterium alkalinitrilicum, a genomic segment contains:
- a CDS encoding dynamin family protein, with product MTVVKEKIKTEIIPFSQEEQYRLGKLAEKQDKKTFEVAFCGHFSAGKSTILNTLLGAEVLPTSPIPTSANIIGIKNGELGLTLHTKDGEQKEWKGEIPWTQVREWGMNGNEISNMVITAPLPFLGDHSCILDTPGVDSTDDSHEAVTVDQLYTTDAIVYVMDYNHVQSETNLYFLKQLSLEKKPIYIIINQVDKHNEQEIPLSVFRGSVQDVFNRWEIRHLGLFFTTMKKPDHPLNQFKQFEKTIKSLLFHSDTLLNGSQLRLEQGLYQAVQNRLQEGKLEAVEQLLTEMKEKGYETSQLDEQQHLKKKLTEVRQYDKAIFKAFEDDLGALFKNVILFPYTTTDLARNWIESIQPGFKVGFLFSKKKTQEEQDERLALLVRDLQDKVKTQLLFHVQAYFQKIDRTKLTNVEEIESAINGLTFEVTAELLNKNVKSDHASRDYVFAFTNEMTSIIVREIRKKARQIIDLQIAGLQEAYRDEAKMLENRLATFKDIEAYIEKLNKEKANFDAQIKRVQQHLATYPADREYNEDLQKASKKSFPDNQENGFANVILPEEGVIDTSWEVEEETSELDFSEEETLTWLHSIKNVLRNYQNQMIVSHERNHLIERMDRYENQTFIISLFGAFSAGKSSFANALLGEDILPVSPNPTTATVNTVEQSTKDYPHGTAKVKVKSIDALNHEVKAVSEQLDVSLDIDQLANWKPNMKEYVSSWQKTYAEYLVTIQKSVAATEWKLGSEFKVTHEEMQSLVAEESKACLIEKVNIYFDSPITKKGIVLVDTPGVNSIHGRHTNVAFQQMRQSDAIFYLTYYNHAFSKADQYFLQQMGKVNESFAHDKLYFVINAADLASSEGELNGVRKHVYDQLRRNGIERPRLYHLSSKEGLQAKKQNLDHETTFAKFERSFYEYTILELKQLSVKMITDQLGQFTSKLKDSISFMNEEANEQKKKHEKLKQTVETQMEYVQNSTFAFALRDILLEFDQLVLYLRDRMRFVLNDYFASAINVAVLTGNSKKELHEQLFGAIKEWRGLGEYFLKQELEATAIRMEEKMKERAKKWLSEQITLLKKELPYIYCEHEIELEAISVELRDMAISLDTKKYLPLLKSKKDFFENGVVKEFKEMIVADGVESSREVITDISKLMSQEFEQKLQVIEKELKFRLVESIENELSRFEALFEAEVKSSLMKELDELKRFVY from the coding sequence ATGACAGTCGTAAAAGAGAAGATAAAAACAGAAATAATCCCTTTCTCGCAGGAAGAACAATATCGTCTTGGTAAATTAGCAGAAAAGCAAGATAAGAAAACGTTTGAAGTTGCTTTTTGTGGTCATTTTTCTGCGGGGAAATCGACGATATTAAATACTTTACTGGGAGCAGAAGTTTTGCCAACTAGCCCAATTCCAACAAGTGCTAATATTATTGGGATTAAAAATGGTGAGTTAGGTTTAACATTACATACGAAAGATGGTGAACAAAAAGAGTGGAAAGGTGAAATTCCTTGGACGCAGGTACGTGAATGGGGAATGAATGGAAATGAAATTTCCAATATGGTGATTACTGCACCTTTACCATTTTTAGGTGACCATAGCTGTATTCTTGATACTCCAGGAGTTGATTCTACAGACGATTCGCATGAAGCAGTAACGGTTGATCAGCTTTATACGACGGATGCAATTGTTTATGTGATGGATTATAATCACGTACAATCTGAAACGAATCTCTATTTTTTAAAGCAATTATCTCTGGAAAAGAAACCGATTTATATCATTATTAATCAAGTCGATAAGCATAATGAACAAGAAATACCATTGTCTGTTTTTCGTGGTTCAGTTCAGGATGTATTCAACCGTTGGGAAATCCGTCATTTAGGATTATTTTTTACAACGATGAAAAAGCCGGACCATCCATTAAATCAGTTTAAACAATTTGAAAAAACAATTAAGTCCTTACTATTTCATAGTGATACGTTGTTAAATGGTTCTCAATTACGCTTAGAACAAGGTTTATATCAAGCGGTACAAAATCGTTTGCAAGAAGGTAAACTAGAAGCGGTGGAACAACTCCTAACAGAAATGAAAGAAAAAGGCTATGAAACATCACAGTTAGATGAACAACAGCATTTGAAGAAAAAGCTAACTGAAGTACGTCAATATGACAAAGCCATTTTTAAAGCTTTTGAAGATGACCTTGGTGCATTGTTTAAAAATGTTATTTTATTTCCGTATACGACAACGGATTTAGCCCGTAACTGGATTGAAAGTATCCAACCAGGATTTAAAGTAGGTTTTTTATTTTCAAAGAAAAAAACACAAGAGGAACAAGACGAACGATTAGCGTTACTTGTTCGTGATTTGCAAGATAAAGTAAAAACCCAGTTATTATTTCATGTACAAGCGTATTTCCAAAAGATTGATCGAACGAAATTAACAAATGTTGAAGAAATAGAATCGGCTATCAATGGACTCACTTTTGAAGTCACAGCTGAATTATTAAACAAGAATGTGAAGTCGGACCATGCGAGTCGTGATTATGTTTTTGCTTTTACCAACGAAATGACTTCAATTATTGTTAGAGAAATTCGTAAAAAGGCTAGACAAATTATCGATTTACAAATTGCAGGATTACAGGAAGCCTATCGAGACGAAGCAAAAATGCTAGAAAATCGTTTAGCGACGTTTAAAGATATTGAGGCATACATTGAGAAATTAAATAAAGAAAAAGCGAATTTTGATGCCCAAATCAAAAGGGTTCAACAGCATTTAGCAACCTACCCAGCAGATCGAGAATACAATGAAGATCTTCAGAAAGCGTCAAAAAAGTCGTTCCCAGATAATCAGGAAAATGGTTTTGCAAATGTTATTTTACCTGAAGAAGGTGTTATTGATACGAGCTGGGAAGTGGAAGAAGAAACGTCAGAACTTGATTTTTCTGAAGAAGAGACATTAACTTGGCTACATTCTATTAAGAACGTATTACGTAATTATCAAAATCAAATGATCGTATCACATGAGCGTAACCATTTAATTGAGCGAATGGATCGCTATGAAAATCAAACATTTATTATTTCGTTGTTTGGTGCATTTAGTGCTGGTAAGTCTAGTTTCGCAAACGCTTTATTAGGTGAAGATATATTACCTGTTTCACCGAATCCAACAACAGCAACTGTAAATACCGTTGAACAATCAACTAAGGACTATCCGCATGGAACGGCTAAAGTAAAGGTCAAATCGATAGATGCATTAAACCACGAAGTAAAGGCTGTAAGTGAGCAACTAGATGTATCACTTGATATAGATCAATTAGCTAACTGGAAGCCGAATATGAAAGAATATGTTTCGAGTTGGCAAAAAACATATGCCGAGTATTTAGTAACCATTCAGAAAAGTGTGGCTGCAACAGAATGGAAACTTGGAAGTGAATTTAAAGTGACTCACGAAGAAATGCAGTCATTGGTCGCTGAAGAGAGTAAAGCATGTTTAATTGAAAAAGTAAATATTTACTTTGACAGCCCTATTACGAAAAAAGGAATTGTGCTTGTTGATACACCTGGTGTTAATTCTATTCATGGTCGTCATACAAATGTTGCATTTCAACAGATGCGCCAATCTGATGCTATTTTCTATTTAACCTATTACAACCATGCGTTCTCAAAAGCTGATCAATATTTCCTTCAACAGATGGGGAAAGTAAATGAAAGTTTTGCTCATGATAAGCTTTACTTTGTCATTAATGCTGCTGACTTAGCGAGTAGTGAAGGAGAATTAAATGGTGTAAGGAAACACGTATATGATCAGTTGAGACGTAATGGCATTGAACGTCCGAGACTATATCATTTATCGAGTAAAGAAGGACTTCAGGCGAAAAAACAAAACCTGGATCATGAAACAACTTTTGCAAAATTTGAACGTTCTTTTTATGAATACACGATCCTAGAGTTGAAACAGCTTAGTGTTAAAATGATAACAGATCAACTCGGGCAGTTTACAAGTAAACTTAAAGACAGTATTTCATTTATGAATGAAGAGGCAAATGAGCAAAAGAAAAAGCATGAAAAGCTAAAACAAACGGTAGAAACTCAAATGGAATATGTACAGAACTCAACGTTTGCCTTTGCGTTAAGAGATATTTTATTGGAGTTTGATCAGCTTGTTCTTTATTTACGTGATCGTATGCGCTTCGTCTTAAATGATTACTTTGCAAGTGCAATTAATGTTGCTGTTCTGACAGGTAATAGCAAAAAAGAACTACATGAACAATTATTTGGAGCGATCAAAGAGTGGCGAGGTTTAGGGGAATATTTCTTGAAACAAGAGCTTGAAGCAACAGCCATTCGGATGGAAGAGAAAATGAAAGAACGAGCAAAAAAGTGGTTGAGTGAACAAATCACTTTGTTGAAAAAAGAATTACCTTACATTTATTGTGAACACGAAATTGAGTTAGAAGCGATTTCAGTTGAATTACGAGATATGGCAATTTCTTTAGATACTAAAAAGTATTTACCACTATTAAAGTCAAAGAAAGACTTTTTTGAAAATGGTGTTGTAAAAGAATTTAAAGAAATGATCGTTGCAGATGGGGTAGAAAGTTCAAGAGAAGTTATTACAGACATTTCGAAATTGATGTCACAAGAATTCGAACAGAAATTACAAGTCATCGAGAAAGAGTTGAAGTTTCGATTGGTTGAATCAATAGAAAATGAGCTGAGCCGCTTTGAGGCATTGTTTGAGGCAGAAGTTAAATCATCCTTGATGAAAGAATTAGATGAATTGAAACGTTTTGTTTATTAA
- the racA gene encoding chromosome-anchoring protein RacA, giving the protein MESVLKTKEVSDLLGVNPTTVQRWVKYFNIHCQMNEHGHYLFQTPHVETLKEIQGQLNEGKKMKDVMVSNTTIIQSSEQPGEMIPTFKYEQKLEEMMMRIEELEQKLDTKADDVVTYQLLNHRKEIEAMSKSLLSIEQRLDEIDEVMKQNMTMPLEEMPQKRRSLMQFFSF; this is encoded by the coding sequence ATGGAAAGTGTATTGAAAACAAAGGAAGTTTCTGATCTATTGGGGGTAAATCCAACGACGGTACAAAGATGGGTTAAGTATTTTAATATTCATTGTCAAATGAATGAACATGGACATTATTTATTCCAGACACCACATGTTGAAACATTGAAGGAAATTCAAGGTCAGTTAAATGAAGGTAAAAAAATGAAAGATGTCATGGTTTCAAATACAACTATTATACAATCTAGTGAGCAACCTGGCGAGATGATTCCAACGTTTAAATATGAACAAAAATTAGAAGAAATGATGATGCGAATTGAGGAACTTGAACAAAAGTTGGATACAAAAGCGGACGACGTTGTAACATATCAACTTCTCAATCATAGAAAAGAAATTGAAGCCATGAGCAAAAGCCTTCTATCAATCGAACAAAGATTAGATGAAATAGATGAAGTAATGAAACAAAATATGACAATGCCTCTAGAGGAAATGCCACAAAAAAGACGTTCGCTTATGCAATTTTTTTCATTTTAA
- the tnpC gene encoding IS66 family transposase, whose translation MANGSSRNEIQSEKLIRLLEEQLAHSNQQNQELSKKLDQSLKQNEALSQQLQHLTKLLFGSKTEKSKYNMPDGQMSLFEDDPSFSDSEHTEEQSQQMISYTVVRKIQKKKRNDSLRDDVEIKEIHHHPENTVCDCCQSQMVEIGSSIVREEAVYIPARMKKVKHIEHAYECISNCKSDSSHSAQIKRGKAPKPAIQRSIASPSVLAEVIHDKFALYLPLYRQVNEWERYGLNTNDKNLSNWVIRAAHDWLLPIYDRMKAMMMSKSVLHVDETYSKIIHRSDGKSGQTNAYNWVYRSVPSQGPTITLFQSSLSRARSVLESFIESFNGTIICDGYSAYDKINDITFANCWAHVRRYWMKADSKNGQIGVKYCDELYQLERKFKHLSPSKRRKKRQKYSKPIVEKFLNWAETSPFFGKNALAKAAEYTLNRANGLKAFLNDGRIEIDNNPAENAIRPNVLGRKNWLFSVSEAGAKANAICLSIAETAKSNGVDFYEYIKKLLTDLPNIGIHQNPEILNQYMPWSKMIQVSCMKK comes from the coding sequence GTGGCTAACGGTTCTTCTAGAAATGAAATTCAGTCCGAGAAATTAATTCGATTGCTTGAAGAGCAATTGGCTCATTCCAATCAACAAAACCAAGAGTTATCAAAAAAGTTGGATCAATCGTTGAAACAGAACGAAGCGTTATCACAACAACTTCAACACTTAACAAAGCTCTTATTTGGATCTAAAACAGAAAAATCGAAATATAATATGCCCGATGGGCAAATGTCATTGTTTGAAGACGATCCGTCTTTTAGCGATTCTGAGCACACAGAAGAACAAAGCCAACAGATGATTTCTTATACTGTTGTTCGAAAAATACAAAAGAAAAAAAGAAATGACTCTTTGCGTGATGATGTGGAAATTAAAGAAATTCACCATCACCCAGAAAACACTGTCTGTGATTGTTGCCAAAGCCAAATGGTTGAAATCGGTAGTAGTATCGTTCGTGAAGAAGCGGTATATATCCCTGCAAGGATGAAAAAAGTAAAGCATATTGAACATGCCTATGAATGTATAAGCAACTGCAAAAGCGATTCATCTCATTCTGCGCAGATTAAACGTGGGAAAGCTCCAAAGCCAGCTATTCAACGAAGTATTGCAAGTCCTAGCGTATTGGCCGAAGTCATCCATGATAAATTTGCGCTATACTTACCACTTTACCGTCAGGTTAATGAATGGGAACGTTACGGACTAAATACAAATGATAAAAACCTTTCTAACTGGGTCATTCGTGCTGCACACGATTGGTTATTGCCCATTTACGACCGAATGAAAGCCATGATGATGTCTAAATCTGTCTTACATGTCGATGAAACCTATTCGAAAATTATTCATCGTTCTGACGGTAAATCTGGCCAAACAAATGCCTATAACTGGGTATATCGAAGTGTGCCAAGCCAAGGGCCTACGATTACTTTATTTCAAAGTTCCTTGTCACGAGCGAGATCTGTCCTTGAAAGTTTCATAGAAAGTTTTAATGGAACAATCATCTGCGATGGTTACTCAGCCTATGATAAAATTAATGATATTACTTTCGCAAATTGTTGGGCTCATGTTCGTCGTTATTGGATGAAAGCAGACAGCAAAAATGGCCAAATTGGTGTGAAGTATTGCGATGAGTTGTATCAATTAGAAAGGAAATTTAAACATTTGTCTCCGAGTAAGCGTAGAAAAAAACGCCAAAAATACTCAAAGCCAATTGTGGAGAAATTCCTAAACTGGGCTGAAACATCACCATTCTTCGGAAAAAATGCACTCGCCAAGGCAGCTGAATATACTTTAAACCGAGCGAATGGGCTCAAAGCTTTCTTGAACGATGGTCGCATTGAAATCGATAATAATCCAGCCGAAAACGCCATCCGCCCCAATGTTCTGGGGAGAAAAAACTGGCTCTTTTCAGTTAGTGAAGCTGGTGCCAAAGCAAACGCCATCTGTTTAAGCATCGCGGAAACCGCCAAAAGTAACGGTGTCGATTTCTACGAATACATAAAGAAACTTTTGACGGATCTACCGAATATCGGCATCCATCAAAACCCTGAAATTTTAAATCAGTACATGCCCTGGTCCAAAATGATCCAGGTATCATGTATGAAAAAATAA
- a CDS encoding YpoC family protein, translating to MKKSYSVPEFFRVFPFYEEETIFVENNGTELLFYDDMLEALNLPNRKPWQQSEVYTAEIFHQWKRTKERLNELYAKRDRIAVKPLMIKEISLLIQVIFWSNQVPVPHLNELQENIKELKFKPVNVCERLSFILKEPDHFHSYNQLKALFEETEKLYYKSLVNRKKL from the coding sequence ATGAAAAAAAGTTATTCTGTTCCTGAATTTTTTCGTGTATTTCCGTTTTATGAAGAGGAAACTATTTTTGTAGAAAACAATGGTACCGAATTATTGTTTTATGATGATATGTTAGAAGCTTTAAATCTTCCCAATCGTAAACCATGGCAGCAGTCAGAAGTTTATACAGCTGAAATCTTTCATCAATGGAAACGAACAAAAGAACGACTAAATGAGCTTTATGCGAAAAGAGATCGAATAGCTGTAAAACCTTTAATGATAAAAGAAATTTCATTGTTAATTCAAGTGATTTTTTGGTCCAACCAAGTACCTGTCCCACATTTAAATGAATTACAAGAAAATATAAAAGAGCTAAAATTTAAGCCTGTAAACGTTTGTGAACGACTTTCGTTTATTTTAAAAGAACCTGATCACTTTCATTCTTACAATCAATTAAAAGCATTATTTGAAGAAACAGAGAAATTATATTATAAATCGTTAGTTAACCGTAAGAAATTATAA
- a CDS encoding DUF2515 family protein produces MLHDEIRIVQRIRKKTLRENRDNISRTKAYLNYYKKNEEVWWALLASMVSRNAGWNMTDLKSNWYKNMMTQTYSYTLFLTFERANWLIFSDAFPQLLIYETSKKENVSLFHLLNYFGVSQFMVNEWHFFWEFRNLERLCTALIINEQHYIQKPVIEHPFFSKHVFRSLPYFIVEHLHFNTVIYPTYEGQLFGFSVQQFKKVDQRIELGKKLAWLLFKSEESSQIHPFATQVEPTGSRRDYEKFLRWGTAKRNPILRMVYSPLVHHKHIDQDWFQSTQDVERFFQKWEHPNRDYILTEWYQQKLAELYLAMKVEKIFMKTFG; encoded by the coding sequence ATGCTTCATGATGAAATTCGTATCGTTCAACGAATTCGAAAAAAAACGTTAAGAGAAAACCGAGATAATATAAGTCGTACAAAAGCTTATCTAAACTATTATAAAAAAAACGAGGAAGTGTGGTGGGCACTCCTAGCTAGTATGGTTTCACGGAACGCAGGTTGGAATATGACGGATTTAAAAAGTAACTGGTACAAAAACATGATGACTCAAACATATAGTTACACATTATTTCTAACATTTGAACGTGCCAATTGGCTTATTTTCTCAGATGCTTTTCCACAATTACTCATATATGAAACGTCCAAAAAAGAAAATGTTTCACTGTTCCATTTGTTAAATTATTTTGGTGTTAGTCAATTCATGGTTAACGAATGGCATTTTTTTTGGGAGTTTAGAAATTTAGAACGCCTTTGTACAGCACTCATTATTAATGAACAGCATTATATTCAAAAACCAGTAATAGAACATCCTTTTTTCTCAAAACATGTATTTCGGTCGTTACCTTACTTTATTGTTGAACATCTACACTTTAATACGGTGATATACCCAACGTATGAAGGTCAATTATTTGGATTTAGTGTACAACAGTTCAAGAAAGTGGATCAACGAATTGAACTAGGAAAAAAACTGGCATGGTTGCTTTTTAAGTCAGAAGAAAGTTCACAAATTCATCCTTTCGCAACTCAAGTTGAGCCAACTGGTTCAAGACGGGATTATGAAAAATTTTTAAGATGGGGAACAGCGAAACGTAATCCGATTTTACGTATGGTTTATTCACCGCTTGTCCACCACAAACATATTGATCAAGATTGGTTTCAATCTACACAAGATGTGGAGCGCTTTTTTCAGAAATGGGAACATCCAAACAGGGATTACATATTGACAGAGTGGTATCAACAAAAATTAGCGGAGTTATATCTCGCCATGAAGGTGGAGAAGATATTTATGAAAACGTTTGGGTAG
- a CDS encoding PBP1A family penicillin-binding protein, with amino-acid sequence MSDNMNTRTGRRRAKEQTKATPKKKRKGLLKKLFIAAVVFFTVLVLAGGITVFAMIASAPPLDQERLMLAQPAEFLDQSDESFTRLEGVENRIRVSINDIPELVENAFISVEDIRFREHFGVDVRRLFGAVAANITGGFGAEGASTITQQVVKNLFLSPEKTMSRKLQEQYLAVKLEQQYSKDQILEMYLNAIYFGSGAYGVQQASITYFDKANLEDLTIEDAALLAGIPQRPNHFNPLKNPEAAEQRRNTVISLMERHGKITSDEADQARAVSVIEQLNPAEQEENPYQAFIDQVLSEVEAIEGITTSDLYTAGLKIYTTLDRDAQTHVEKVLQTDEFIQGYPDNPDFQAGVTLIDTATGQIKAIGSGRHPHEVKRGFNFATDIKKQPGSTIKPVLDYGPVIEHLKWSTGKIIVDEPHNYSNGTPIRNHNRSFAGPVTMRKALADSLNIPAIKALQEVGLDNAKEFAQTLGIPFENDQIYEPYGIGGFTTGISTLDLAGSFAAFGNEGVFIEPHTVRKIEFPDGRVIKMSPDPVVAMSDYTAFMVSDMLKSVVTAGTGANANIPNLPLAGKTGTTNFDEDDRKRLNIPDGGVPDVWFAGYTTRYTAAVWTGYDRKGEQNYIHGTTERRLAQHIFKAIMEEVSKNIETPDFNQPDSVVRVGVERKTGLLPSPFTPQSEIVYEYFVKGTEPTKMSEAFQSIPNPTGLKVGYNEDTDQILITWGYPNNQKNSVTFNILQSVDNGGFEPIMTTKDMQHIVTSPTPGSTYRFQVIAVADENPNLKSDPVQGEVRIPEIEIEEPIEEEPEQPEEPPVDEDEELPIELIPEPDPVPDDEDVEEDDTAASASTDVREEDEEDN; translated from the coding sequence ATGAGTGATAATATGAATACACGAACAGGGCGTCGTCGTGCAAAAGAACAAACGAAGGCGACACCTAAGAAAAAAAGAAAAGGTTTATTGAAGAAATTATTCATTGCAGCTGTCGTATTTTTTACTGTACTCGTTTTAGCTGGAGGAATTACAGTATTCGCAATGATCGCTTCTGCACCTCCATTAGACCAAGAACGTCTAATGCTTGCGCAACCTGCTGAATTTTTAGATCAAAGTGACGAATCGTTTACAAGACTTGAAGGAGTAGAAAACCGAATTCGCGTAAGTATTAATGATATTCCAGAACTAGTAGAAAATGCGTTTATCTCCGTTGAAGACATTCGCTTCCGTGAACATTTCGGCGTTGATGTCCGGCGATTATTTGGGGCAGTTGCTGCCAATATTACAGGTGGCTTTGGTGCTGAAGGTGCAAGTACCATTACCCAACAGGTTGTAAAAAATTTATTTTTATCACCTGAAAAAACCATGTCTCGTAAATTACAAGAACAATACTTGGCGGTTAAATTAGAGCAACAATATTCAAAAGATCAAATTTTAGAAATGTATTTAAATGCTATTTATTTTGGCAGTGGTGCATATGGGGTTCAACAAGCTTCAATTACGTATTTCGATAAAGCAAATTTAGAGGACTTAACGATTGAAGATGCAGCCCTTCTGGCTGGTATTCCACAACGTCCTAATCACTTTAATCCTCTAAAAAACCCTGAAGCTGCTGAACAACGAAGAAATACAGTCATCTCATTAATGGAAAGGCACGGTAAGATTACAAGTGATGAAGCTGATCAAGCAAGAGCTGTTTCCGTCATTGAGCAACTAAATCCTGCGGAGCAAGAAGAAAATCCTTATCAAGCGTTTATTGATCAAGTGCTATCAGAAGTTGAGGCCATTGAAGGAATTACAACAAGTGATTTATATACAGCTGGTTTAAAAATATATACGACACTTGATCGCGATGCTCAAACACATGTAGAAAAAGTGCTTCAAACGGATGAATTCATCCAAGGATATCCTGATAATCCAGACTTTCAAGCTGGGGTCACTCTCATCGATACAGCTACGGGGCAAATAAAAGCAATCGGTAGCGGACGACACCCTCATGAAGTCAAACGAGGCTTTAATTTCGCTACAGATATAAAGAAACAACCTGGTTCAACGATCAAACCCGTATTAGATTACGGTCCAGTAATCGAACATTTAAAATGGTCTACAGGTAAAATCATTGTCGATGAACCACATAACTATTCAAACGGTACACCAATTCGTAACCACAATCGAAGTTTTGCTGGACCTGTTACGATGAGAAAAGCATTAGCTGACTCATTAAATATTCCCGCAATTAAAGCGCTCCAAGAAGTAGGCTTAGACAATGCTAAAGAATTTGCACAAACACTTGGTATTCCATTTGAAAATGATCAAATTTACGAACCTTATGGAATCGGTGGATTTACAACAGGGATTTCCACTTTAGATTTAGCTGGTTCCTTTGCTGCGTTTGGGAATGAAGGAGTATTTATTGAGCCCCACACGGTTCGAAAAATTGAGTTTCCAGATGGACGCGTCATTAAAATGAGTCCAGATCCGGTTGTTGCAATGAGTGACTATACTGCATTTATGGTAAGTGACATGCTAAAGTCCGTCGTTACCGCTGGGACAGGTGCTAACGCAAACATACCTAACTTACCACTGGCTGGTAAAACAGGTACGACGAATTTTGATGAAGATGATAGAAAGCGACTCAATATCCCTGATGGCGGTGTTCCAGACGTTTGGTTTGCTGGTTATACGACACGGTATACGGCAGCGGTTTGGACAGGTTATGATCGCAAAGGAGAACAAAATTACATTCATGGAACGACTGAACGAAGACTAGCTCAACATATTTTTAAAGCTATAATGGAAGAAGTATCAAAAAATATTGAAACTCCTGATTTTAATCAACCAGATTCTGTCGTTAGAGTCGGGGTTGAACGAAAAACAGGATTACTTCCTAGCCCTTTTACACCACAAAGTGAAATCGTCTACGAATATTTTGTGAAAGGTACAGAGCCAACAAAAATGTCTGAAGCCTTTCAAAGTATCCCTAATCCTACTGGCTTAAAAGTTGGGTACAATGAAGATACAGATCAAATCTTGATTACTTGGGGTTATCCTAATAATCAAAAAAATTCGGTTACTTTTAATATTCTCCAAAGTGTCGACAATGGTGGATTTGAACCAATTATGACGACGAAAGATATGCAACATATCGTAACAAGTCCAACGCCAGGGTCAACGTATCGCTTCCAAGTCATTGCTGTTGCTGATGAAAACCCTAATTTAAAAAGTGACCCTGTTCAAGGAGAAGTTAGAATACCCGAAATTGAAATCGAAGAGCCAATTGAAGAAGAACCCGAACAACCAGAAGAACCACCTGTAGATGAAGATGAAGAATTGCCAATTGAGTTAATTCCAGAACCTGACCCAGTTCCTGATGATGAGGATGTTGAAGAGGATGATACTGCAGCTAGCGCATCTACAGATGTAAGAGAAGAAGATGAGGAAGACAACTAA
- the recU gene encoding Holliday junction resolvase RecU, with product MAIRYPNGKKYSAPVNRSTLTKSNTFSNRGMTLEQDIDDTNAFYLSRGIAVIHKKPTPVQIVKVDYPKRSAAVIKEAYFKQPSTTDYNGVYRGHHIDFEAKETKNKTSFPLQNIHLHQIEHMKQVIAQNGICFTILRFTSLNEVYFLLADHLVSFYEQQASGRKSIPKTEIVKHGHLIEQEYHPRINYLKVVDQFYFPS from the coding sequence TTGGCTATTCGATATCCAAATGGAAAAAAATATTCCGCACCCGTAAACCGTTCAACCCTTACTAAAAGTAATACTTTCAGTAATCGCGGAATGACGCTTGAACAAGATATAGATGATACAAATGCTTTTTATTTAAGTCGTGGAATTGCAGTTATTCACAAAAAACCGACACCTGTGCAAATCGTAAAAGTAGATTATCCGAAAAGAAGTGCTGCTGTTATTAAAGAAGCATACTTTAAACAGCCTTCGACGACCGATTATAATGGAGTTTATCGTGGTCACCATATCGATTTTGAAGCAAAAGAAACCAAGAATAAAACATCGTTTCCATTGCAAAATATTCATTTACATCAAATTGAACATATGAAGCAAGTGATTGCACAAAATGGAATTTGTTTTACCATCTTACGGTTCACTTCGCTAAATGAAGTTTATTTTTTACTGGCCGACCATTTGGTTTCCTTTTATGAGCAACAAGCGTCTGGAAGGAAGTCAATTCCGAAAACGGAAATTGTTAAACATGGCCACTTAATCGAACAAGAATATCACCCGAGAATTAATTATTTAAAAGTTGTCGATCAATTCTATTTTCCGTCATAA
- the tnpB gene encoding IS66 family insertion sequence element accessory protein TnpB (TnpB, as the term is used for proteins encoded by IS66 family insertion elements, is considered an accessory protein, since TnpC, encoded by a neighboring gene, is a DDE family transposase.) translates to MKNIYIICGKTDMRKGIDGLATLVQDSFELDPYSDSIFLFSGWSKDRYKCLYFDGDGFAMLYKRLDNGKLQWPKNENEVRNLSQKELRWLLEGLSIEQPKAILPSSKGVF, encoded by the coding sequence GTGAAAAATATCTATATCATTTGTGGAAAAACCGATATGCGGAAGGGCATCGATGGGTTGGCCACACTTGTTCAAGATTCTTTCGAACTTGATCCATATAGCGATTCGATTTTCTTATTCTCTGGTTGGAGTAAAGATCGCTATAAATGTTTATATTTTGACGGTGATGGCTTTGCCATGCTTTATAAACGGTTAGATAACGGAAAGCTTCAATGGCCTAAAAATGAAAACGAAGTACGAAATCTTTCCCAAAAAGAGCTCCGCTGGCTCCTTGAAGGGTTATCTATTGAGCAACCAAAGGCGATTCTTCCATCATCAAAAGGAGTATTCTAA